One genomic segment of bacterium includes these proteins:
- the nifU gene encoding Fe-S cluster assembly protein NifU: MWNYSDKVLDHFMNPRNVGTLEDPDGVGEVGSMACGDALRLTFKLDADGRIADARFQTFGCGSAIASSSMLTEMIKGKTLEEAAGITNEDIARELDGLPREKMHCSVMGREALEAAMIDYYKRLGKGVPCTLIKQDVEICHCFQVNKSTIRNAVMQYHLREIEDITNHTKAGGGCTQCHPDIQHIIDDCWEEIEREGAETPQGDLIQISGSPGNGQRLDQIREVLENDIARALRTDGGDIELVEIRGNEVHVRLTGACASCPSSQATIKGWVESQLREHVSDELEVIEVGK; encoded by the coding sequence ATGTGGAACTACTCGGACAAGGTGCTCGACCACTTCATGAACCCGCGCAACGTGGGCACCCTCGAGGATCCGGACGGTGTGGGCGAAGTGGGATCGATGGCCTGCGGCGACGCGCTGCGACTCACCTTCAAGCTCGACGCCGACGGCCGCATCGCCGATGCCAGGTTCCAGACTTTCGGCTGCGGCAGCGCCATCGCCTCCTCCTCCATGTTGACCGAGATGATCAAGGGCAAGACCCTCGAGGAAGCGGCTGGCATCACCAACGAGGACATCGCCCGCGAGCTCGACGGCCTGCCCCGCGAGAAGATGCATTGCTCGGTGATGGGACGGGAAGCGCTCGAAGCGGCCATGATCGACTACTACAAGAGGCTGGGCAAGGGCGTGCCCTGCACCCTCATCAAGCAGGACGTCGAGATCTGCCACTGCTTCCAGGTGAACAAGTCGACGATCCGCAACGCGGTGATGCAGTACCACCTGCGCGAGATCGAGGACATCACCAACCATACCAAGGCGGGCGGCGGCTGCACCCAGTGCCACCCCGACATCCAGCACATCATCGACGATTGCTGGGAGGAGATCGAGCGCGAGGGCGCCGAGACCCCGCAGGGAGACCTGATCCAGATCTCCGGTTCGCCCGGCAACGGCCAGCGCCTGGACCAGATCCGCGAGGTGCTGGAGAACGACATCGCCCGCGCGTTGCGCACCGACGGCGGCGACATAGAGCTCGTCGAGATCCGCGGCAACGAGGTCCACGTCAGGCTGACCGGCGCCTGCGCCAGCTGCCCCTCGTCGCAGGCCACCATCAAGGGCTGGGTCGAGAGCCAGCTCCGCGAGCACGTCAGCGACGAGCTGGAGGTCATCGAGGTGGGTAAATGA
- a CDS encoding BatA and WFA domain-containing protein produces MPISFLNPGLLLGALAAAVPIVLHLLNRRRVREIRFSDLRFLEEVQVQRSRSLGLHRLLLLLLRVLAILLIALAVARPRLSGLAPGDAGRVSMLVVVDASASMQTAEDEGPRFAAAVAYAATTAADLTGGSEIQVLLAADEPRAVFGDWTRGGEGAAGALRQLTPTDGGFDLPAALTSAAAWARGARHRPALVLVLSDLQLASWDAAALSRAAAELTDAGVDRVMVRAFGEERSNGGVRDVRLPLRAVQPGETVQLRAEVLVGRPAQAFWLEIGGERVAETVATARAGEIDSLVFALTAPAPGIHAGLVATEADRFTVDDDRPFVMSVRDSIAVLLVHGEQGVAAGRGGWRYWQQALAPGVTGDDTGASSSIFRVRALGSDRLETGDLERADLFVYLDAGPLGRSTSEALARWLRAGGGAVFQFGDYNLAGYLSAVLLPMLGVDGTIAYRNRSDTGAEEARILDRQHPLFRGLTDAALSTLERSRWRRHFALGDNGLAVLMAGESGAPLLATGALDRGRFALLPFNLSAGSTDLARNPMFLPLAQRLAALLAGGGGEGERNLVVGASPRLVLTDGEGLQDPPTLLFRHARDGERGQLSTRVSWERGMPVIVGETARRKGHYTFVAGGDTIGVVAVTPPPAEGDPRLLAPQDVLAQLATAGLAMGRDLAAVDAGDFASALRGRELAPVLLSLAILLLLAETALSRRAG; encoded by the coding sequence ATGCCCATCTCCTTCCTGAACCCGGGATTACTGTTGGGCGCCCTGGCCGCCGCGGTGCCGATCGTCCTGCATCTGCTCAACCGCCGGCGCGTGCGCGAAATCCGCTTCAGCGATCTGCGGTTCCTGGAGGAGGTGCAGGTCCAGCGCTCCCGTTCCCTGGGTCTGCACAGGCTGCTGTTGCTGCTGCTGCGCGTGCTGGCGATCCTGTTGATCGCCTTGGCCGTGGCGCGCCCCCGGCTGTCCGGACTGGCGCCGGGAGACGCCGGGCGCGTCTCGATGCTCGTTGTCGTCGATGCCAGCGCCAGCATGCAGACCGCGGAAGACGAAGGACCCCGCTTCGCGGCGGCGGTCGCTTACGCCGCCACCACGGCCGCCGATCTGACCGGCGGCAGCGAGATCCAGGTCCTGCTAGCGGCGGATGAACCGCGCGCCGTCTTCGGCGACTGGACGCGGGGAGGGGAAGGCGCCGCCGGCGCCTTGCGCCAGCTGACGCCCACCGACGGCGGCTTCGATCTGCCCGCCGCCCTGACCAGCGCGGCCGCCTGGGCCCGGGGCGCCCGCCACCGGCCGGCCCTGGTGCTCGTCCTCTCCGATCTCCAGCTGGCGTCCTGGGACGCGGCGGCGCTCTCCCGCGCCGCCGCCGAGCTGACCGACGCCGGCGTCGACCGGGTCATGGTGCGGGCCTTCGGCGAGGAACGAAGCAACGGCGGGGTTCGCGACGTCCGGTTGCCGCTGCGGGCCGTGCAGCCCGGGGAGACCGTGCAGCTGCGGGCCGAAGTGCTGGTCGGCCGTCCCGCCCAGGCCTTCTGGCTGGAGATCGGGGGCGAGCGCGTCGCCGAGACGGTCGCCACCGCCCGCGCCGGCGAGATCGACAGCCTGGTCTTCGCCCTGACCGCACCTGCCCCGGGCATCCACGCCGGACTGGTGGCCACCGAGGCGGACCGGTTCACGGTGGACGACGACCGGCCCTTCGTCATGAGCGTCCGCGACAGCATCGCGGTCCTGCTGGTCCACGGCGAACAGGGCGTCGCGGCCGGCCGCGGCGGGTGGCGCTACTGGCAGCAGGCCCTGGCGCCGGGCGTCACCGGGGACGACACGGGCGCCTCCTCCTCCATCTTCCGGGTCCGGGCCCTCGGGAGCGACAGGCTGGAGACGGGCGACCTGGAGCGCGCCGACCTGTTCGTCTACCTGGACGCCGGTCCGTTGGGCCGCAGCACGAGCGAGGCGCTGGCGCGCTGGCTGCGCGCGGGCGGCGGCGCCGTTTTCCAGTTCGGCGACTACAATCTCGCGGGCTACCTCAGCGCCGTGCTGCTGCCGATGCTGGGCGTCGACGGGACCATCGCCTACCGCAACCGTTCGGATACGGGGGCCGAGGAGGCCCGGATCCTCGACCGGCAGCACCCGTTGTTCCGCGGTCTGACCGACGCCGCGTTGAGCACGCTGGAGCGCTCCCGCTGGCGGCGCCACTTCGCGCTGGGTGACAACGGTCTCGCCGTGCTGATGGCGGGAGAGAGCGGCGCGCCCCTGCTGGCGACCGGCGCGCTGGACAGGGGCCGGTTCGCGTTGCTGCCCTTCAACCTGTCGGCGGGATCCACCGACCTGGCCCGCAATCCCATGTTCCTGCCGCTTGCCCAGCGCCTGGCGGCCCTGCTGGCCGGCGGCGGCGGCGAGGGGGAGCGCAATCTGGTCGTCGGCGCCTCGCCGCGGCTGGTCCTGACCGATGGGGAGGGCCTGCAGGATCCCCCCACGCTGCTGTTCAGGCACGCGCGGGACGGCGAACGCGGCCAGTTGTCGACGCGCGTGAGCTGGGAGCGGGGAATGCCGGTGATCGTGGGGGAGACCGCCAGGCGGAAGGGCCACTACACTTTCGTCGCCGGCGGCGATACGATCGGCGTGGTGGCGGTCACGCCGCCTCCGGCCGAAGGCGACCCCCGGCTGCTCGCTCCGCAGGACGTCCTGGCGCAGCTCGCGACGGCCGGCCTGGCGATGGGCCGGGATCTCGCCGCGGTGGACGCCGGCGACTTCGCGTCGGCGCTGCGGGGCCGCGAACTCGCCCCCGTCCTGCTGTCGCTGGCCATCCTGTTGCTGCTGGCCGAGACCGCCCTGTCGCGCCGCGCCGGATGA
- a CDS encoding AAA family ATPase — protein MRAGEDLRAEIGKVIVGQDRVIEELLVALFAGGHVLLEGVPGLAKTLLISTLAQVLDLTFSRIQFTPDLMPSDITGSEVLEDDTATGQRVFRFIRGPVFANVVLADEINRTPPKTQAALLQAMQERKVTAGGATHDLPPPFFVLATQNPIEQEGTYPLPEAQLDRFMFNVLIGYPELEEEVAIVEHTTGVHEAAPRVVLGAEQVLSFQDAVHRVPVAENVTRHAVALARATRVGSPGAVRPAEEYLAWGAGPRASQCLLLGAKTRALLQGRPTPDIADVRALAHPVLRHRLVTNFHAEAEEVDKERIVEMLLDEVPA, from the coding sequence ATGCGCGCAGGCGAAGATCTGCGCGCCGAGATCGGCAAGGTCATCGTGGGTCAGGACCGCGTGATCGAGGAACTGCTGGTGGCCCTCTTCGCAGGCGGGCACGTCCTGCTCGAGGGCGTGCCCGGCCTGGCCAAGACGCTGCTGATCAGCACCCTGGCCCAGGTCCTGGATCTGACCTTCTCGCGCATCCAGTTCACGCCCGACCTGATGCCGAGCGACATCACGGGTTCCGAGGTGCTGGAGGACGACACGGCCACCGGCCAGCGCGTCTTCCGCTTCATCCGGGGTCCCGTCTTCGCCAACGTGGTCCTGGCCGACGAGATCAATCGCACCCCGCCCAAGACACAGGCGGCGCTGCTCCAGGCCATGCAGGAGCGGAAGGTCACCGCCGGCGGCGCGACCCACGACCTGCCGCCGCCCTTCTTCGTCCTGGCCACCCAGAATCCCATCGAGCAGGAGGGCACCTATCCCCTGCCCGAGGCCCAGCTCGACCGCTTCATGTTCAACGTGCTGATCGGCTATCCCGAGCTGGAGGAGGAGGTGGCCATCGTCGAGCACACGACCGGCGTGCACGAGGCGGCGCCGCGCGTCGTGCTGGGCGCGGAGCAGGTCCTCTCCTTCCAGGACGCGGTGCATCGCGTGCCCGTGGCGGAGAACGTCACCCGTCACGCCGTGGCGCTGGCCCGGGCGACCCGCGTCGGTTCGCCCGGCGCCGTACGCCCGGCGGAGGAGTACCTCGCCTGGGGCGCCGGCCCGCGCGCCTCCCAGTGCCTGCTTCTCGGCGCCAAGACCCGCGCCCTGCTCCAGGGCCGGCCGACGCCGGACATCGCGGACGTGCGCGCCCTCGCGCATCCGGTGCTGCGCCACCGCCTGGTCACCAACTTCCACGCCGAGGCCGAAGAGGTGGACAAGGAGCGCATCGTCGAGATGCTGCTGGACGAGGTGCCGGCGTGA
- a CDS encoding DUF58 domain-containing protein — MRATTPTPAAVAGLDRLDLIARLVVEGFLVGLHRSPYHGFSVEFAEYRQYIPGEPVTHMDWRVFAKTDRHYLKVFAEETNLRATLLLDCSASMGFTADDRRPTKLAYARLLAASFTHLLLRQNDAVGLEVFDEGPRASVPARAIKRQLFHVLKHLDRLEPGRGTSLGAMMHRAAERLPRRGLMLLFSDLMDEPEDVLSGIKHLRHRGHEVIVFQILDPRELDLDFKREARFIDLERPGHEVRLEPAHVRAHYRDRVAAWRGTLRQGCRRQRVDLVEISTDTPFDRALLAYLSKRKRMS; from the coding sequence GTGAGGGCGACCACGCCCACTCCCGCCGCGGTCGCCGGCCTCGATCGCCTGGACCTCATCGCGCGCCTGGTGGTCGAGGGCTTCCTGGTCGGCCTGCACCGCAGTCCCTACCACGGCTTCTCGGTGGAGTTCGCCGAGTACAGGCAGTACATACCCGGGGAGCCCGTCACCCACATGGACTGGCGCGTCTTCGCCAAGACCGACCGCCACTACCTCAAGGTGTTCGCCGAGGAGACCAACCTGCGCGCCACGCTGCTGCTGGACTGTTCGGCGAGCATGGGCTTCACCGCGGACGACAGGCGTCCGACGAAACTCGCCTACGCCCGGCTGCTCGCCGCCAGCTTCACCCACCTGCTGCTGCGGCAGAACGACGCCGTCGGCCTCGAGGTGTTCGACGAAGGGCCGCGGGCCTCGGTGCCCGCCCGGGCGATCAAGCGGCAACTCTTCCACGTGCTGAAGCATCTCGACCGGCTGGAGCCAGGCCGCGGCACGTCCCTGGGCGCCATGATGCACCGCGCGGCCGAGCGCCTGCCGCGCCGGGGCCTGATGCTGCTCTTCTCCGATCTCATGGACGAGCCCGAGGACGTCCTGTCCGGCATCAAGCACCTCCGGCATCGCGGGCACGAGGTGATCGTCTTCCAGATCCTGGATCCCCGCGAACTCGATCTGGACTTCAAGCGCGAGGCCCGGTTCATCGACCTGGAGCGTCCCGGACACGAGGTGCGTCTCGAACCCGCACACGTCCGCGCGCATTACCGCGACCGCGTGGCCGCCTGGCGCGGGACCTTGCGCCAGGGGTGCCGTCGCCAGCGCGTCGATCTGGTCGAGATCTCCACCGATACGCCCTTCGACCGCGCCTTGCTCGCCTACCTGAGCAAGCGGAAGCGGATGTCCTGA
- the nifS gene encoding cysteine desulfurase NifS, which translates to MSSFALFDGLPARPAGGVYLDNNATTAVAPEVREVLLPYLTTHYGNPSSMHGFGADAGRAVDRARDQVMALIGAEAPSEVVFTGGGSESDNLAIVGTLRAYPDKKHIVTTVVEHPAVLGLCRELESRQGFEVTYLSVDGQGNLDLDELRAAIRPDTAVVSVMAANNETGVVFPSERIGEIVKDAGVVYHVDAVQAVGKLPVAMSASTIDLLSLSGHKLHGSKGVGALYVRRGTKLRPLIVGGHQERGRRAGTENVPGLAALGEACVLAGRHMAEEQTRVRDLRDRLEGKIVAAVPDCRVNGDQRNRLPNTSNISFDYIEGEGILLLLDRFGIGASSGSACTSGSLEPSHVLKAMGIPFISAHGSVRFSLSRYNTEEEIDYTAAVIPRIVDRLRAITPFSEQRQTF; encoded by the coding sequence ATGAGTTCCTTCGCTCTGTTCGACGGCCTGCCTGCGCGTCCGGCGGGAGGCGTCTATCTCGACAACAACGCCACGACCGCCGTGGCGCCAGAGGTCCGCGAGGTGCTGCTGCCTTACCTGACCACCCATTACGGCAACCCCTCCAGCATGCACGGCTTCGGTGCGGACGCCGGGCGTGCGGTGGATCGGGCCCGCGACCAGGTCATGGCCTTGATCGGCGCCGAGGCCCCGTCGGAGGTGGTGTTCACGGGCGGCGGGTCCGAGAGCGACAACCTGGCCATCGTCGGCACCCTGCGCGCCTATCCGGACAAGAAGCACATCGTGACCACGGTGGTCGAGCATCCCGCCGTGCTGGGCCTGTGCCGCGAGCTGGAGAGCAGGCAAGGTTTCGAGGTGACATACCTGTCGGTCGACGGCCAGGGCAACCTGGACCTCGACGAGCTGCGCGCCGCCATCAGGCCCGACACCGCGGTGGTCAGCGTCATGGCCGCCAACAACGAGACGGGTGTCGTCTTTCCCAGCGAGCGGATCGGCGAGATCGTCAAGGACGCCGGCGTGGTCTACCACGTGGACGCCGTCCAGGCGGTGGGCAAACTGCCGGTGGCCATGTCCGCCTCGACCATCGACCTGTTGTCCCTCTCCGGTCACAAACTGCACGGCAGCAAGGGCGTCGGGGCGCTGTACGTCCGGCGTGGCACCAAGCTGCGTCCGTTGATCGTGGGCGGGCACCAGGAGCGCGGCCGCAGGGCTGGCACCGAGAACGTGCCCGGGTTGGCGGCCCTGGGCGAGGCCTGCGTACTGGCGGGACGGCACATGGCGGAGGAGCAGACCCGCGTCCGGGACCTGCGCGATCGACTCGAGGGCAAGATCGTCGCCGCCGTGCCGGATTGCCGCGTGAACGGCGATCAGCGCAACCGTCTGCCGAACACGTCGAACATCAGCTTCGACTACATCGAGGGCGAGGGGATCCTCCTGCTGCTAGACCGTTTCGGTATCGGCGCCTCCAGCGGCTCGGCCTGCACGTCGGGCAGCCTGGAGCCGTCGCACGTCCTGAAGGCGATGGGCATTCCCTTCATTTCCGCCCACGGGTCCGTCAGGTTCTCCTTGAGCCGCTACAACACGGAAGAGGAGATCGACTACACCGCCGCCGTGATACCCCGAATCGTCGATCGCTTGCGAGCCATCACTCCCTTCAGCGAACAACGTCAGACCTTCTGA